From Melitaea cinxia chromosome 3, ilMelCinx1.1, whole genome shotgun sequence, one genomic window encodes:
- the LOC123669768 gene encoding uncharacterized protein LOC123669768 gives MKKAQRRKKVKKRLHFLPVMVHLINIRGLHSNIDPVYHHLETVKPHLFFLTETQIKCPADATYLNYPCYSLEHKFKEHAGVCVYVRNNICYKRLRCFEATGFSTLWVLVDTGVDKTVYACVYRSHSGDQETTRLFDHLTEMADKAQQRYPTAELVFLGDFNAHHEQWLFPYEKTCHAGREARKFALALDLTQMVQVANTDPDRHSVSVSAPLGSSDHCLVKSISTASPPDNCLRGTRRVWRYELADWEEMRHFYASFPWRQVGFSSGDPSCSAEAVAGVIRQGMEYFIPFSDISLDHKSRPWYNAECAHAEALKESAYKAWVQVRDAKAGARRVRTRKKAFNSAPKSCKRILQKARFDHIRRIGAKLASYPPGSKQFWSLSKAVESNFCRPTLPPLQKPDGSLAHSAVEKANLFASLFASNSRLDASSTQPPSLPRCDSSMQEITIHNKEVRRVLLNLDVNKTSGPDGLPARVLKGCAPELSPVLTRLYRLSLQTRTVLKSWKLANVQPVPKKGSRVNPCNYRPIAITSMLCKVMKKVLNSKLLNYLEDNELLSDHQYGFRQGRSTGDLLVYVTHCWGEAIEKHGEALASGDDSTTKIEINIVNEILIKDCKFDMPYVLPVILPT, from the exons ATGAAAAAAGCACAAAGaaggaaaaaagttaaaaaacggCTGCATTTCCTCCCAGTGATGGTGCACCTCATTAACATCCGAGGTTTGCATTCCAATATTGACCCGGTCTACCACCACCTTGAGACCGTGAAGCCGCATCTGTTTTTCTTAACGGAGACGCAAATCAAATGTCCAGCAGATGCGACGTACCTCAACTACCCATGCTACTCATTAGAACATAAGTTCAAGGAACACGCTGGGGTCTGTGTGTACGTCCGCAATAACATTTGCTATAAGCGACTCCGGTGCTTTGAAGCGACCGGGTTCTCTACATTGTGGGTTTTAGTGGACACCGGCGTGGACAAGACTGTCTACGCCTGTGTTTATCGGTCGCACAGTGGAGATCAGGAGACAACCAGGCTCTTCGACCACCTTACAGAGATGGCAGACAAAGCGCAGCAACGGTATCCGACGGCGGAACTTGTTTTTCTCGGGGACTTTAACGCTCACCACGAGCAGTGGTTGTTCCCGTACGAGAAAACATGCCACGCTGGGAGGGAGGCGCGCAAATTCGCGTTAGCACTCGATCTTACCCAGATGGTACAGGTTGCAAACACGG ATCCAGACAGACACTCGGTCTCAGTATCTGCCCCTCTAGGATCATCCGACCATTGTCTGGTGAAATCCATATCGACCGCCTCTCCTCCGGACAACTGTCTAAGGGGCACAAGAAGAGTGTGGCGATATGAGTTAGCGGACTGGGAAGAGATGCGGCATTTCTATGCATCTTTCCCTTGGCGGCAAGTCGGTTTTTCCTCGGGTGACCCCTCGTGTTCGGCTGAGGCAGTTGCGGGCGTGATTCGACAGGGAATGGAATACTTTATACCATTCTCCGACATATCGCTCGACCACAAATCCCGACCTTGGTACAATGCTGAGTGCGCCCATGCTGAAGCCCTTAAAGAGTCTGCTTACAAAGCTTGGGTACAAGTCCGCGATGCCAAAGCTGGAGCGCGGAGGGTTCGCACGAGGAAGAAAGCTTTTAATTCAGCCCCCAAGTCCTGCAAACGGATATTACAAAAGGCCCGATTCGACCATATCCGTCGTATAGGCGCTAAACTTGCCTCCTACCCCCCTGGTAGTAAACAATTCTGGTCTCTGTCGAAGGCAGTAGAGTCCAATTTCTGCCGCCCTACATTGCCTCCTCTGCAGAAGCCTGATGGTTCGCTAGCTCACTCGGCAGTGGAAAAGGCAAACTTGTTTGCATCTCTCTTTGCGAGCAATTCGCGTCTTGACGCTAGCTCTACACAACCACCATCCTTGCCTCGATGTGACTCTTCTATGCAAGAGATCACGATCCACAATAAAGAGGTCCGTAGAGTTTTGCTGAACCTTGACGTGAATAAGACTAGTGGACCTGACGGTTTACCTGCGCGCGTCCTAAAGGGTTGTGCACCTGAGCTGTCTCCTGTACTCACGCGcctgtaccgcctctctcttcAAACTAGAACGGTGCTAAAATCTTGGAAGCTGGCTAATGTGCAGCCAGTGCCCAAAAAGGGTAGCCGAGTGAATCCCTGCAACTACCGACCAATCGCCATCACCTCCATGCTCTGCAAAGTCATGAAAAAGGTACTTAACAGCAAGTTGCTGAACTACCTAGAGGACAATGAACTCCTCAGTGACCACCAATACGGCTTTCGTCAGGGGCGGTCTACTGGAGATCTTCTGGTGTATGTCACACACTGCTGGGGCGAAGCCATTGAGAAACATGGTGAGGCGCTCGCT AGTGGGGATGACAGTACAacgaaaattgaaataaatatagtcaatgaaatactTATTAAAGATTGTAAATTTGATATGCCATATGTGCTCCCcgtgatattacctacttga
- the LOC123669416 gene encoding probable NADH dehydrogenase [ubiquinone] iron-sulfur protein 6, mitochondrial yields MNSILKTGKIVNSITPILRSTTIRCITNKIEDVDTHTGQKWDSDDYRLARFALAPKQVNPNWAVNLIAEVPPKEVTERVVWCDGGSGPEGHPRVYINVDKPGNHACGYCGLRFVKKDHH; encoded by the exons atgaattctattttaaaaacaGGTAAAATCGTTAATTCTATCACACCCATACTCAGATCAACTACGATCCGTTGCATAACGAACAAAATAGAAGATGTGGATACACACACCGGACAG AAGTGGGATTCGGATGACTACCGACTTGCAAGATTTGCTTTGGCACCAAAGCAAGTTAATCCTAATTGGGCTGTAAATTTAATAGCTGAAGTACCTCCAAAAGAAGTAACAGAAAGAGTAGTTTGGTGTGATGGTGGAAGTGGACCGGAAGGTCATCCAAGAGTGTACATTAATGTG gacAAACCTGGCAATCACGCATGTGGATACTGTGGATTGAGATTTGTTAAAAAGGATCATCACTGA
- the LOC123669417 gene encoding UPF0184 protein AAEL002161, translating into MAGTDDNKPNDSESAANDIERNEQNEDNVREEYILLDTKLDELNQALDLLEQKNDDIHKRLTELLQSNRDIRQQLRHENAEIN; encoded by the exons ATGGCTGGTACTGATGACAATAAACCCAACGACAGCGAATCTGCAGCTAACGATATTGAAAGGAACGAACAAAATGAAGATAATGTTCGAGAAG AGTATATTTTATTGGATACAAAATTGGACGAATTAAATCAAGCATTGGACTTGTTAGAACAAAAAAATGACGATATTCACAAACGATTGACAGAACTTTTACAGTCAAATAGAGATATAAGACAGCAACTAAGACACGAAAATGCTGAAATCAACTAA